The following coding sequences are from one Capsicum annuum cultivar UCD-10X-F1 chromosome 3, UCD10Xv1.1, whole genome shotgun sequence window:
- the LOC107861971 gene encoding zinc finger BED domain-containing protein DAYSLEEPER — protein MDVLTSHNEIVDSEALPNKRRRKKSIVWEHFTIETIDADCTRACCKQCKKSFAYITGSKLAGTSHLKRHIALGICPVNRTNQDKTQLTPFNSATRTNGSASSTAKSRKRYRATPGPTSIPFDQARCCYDIAKMIIQHDYPLDMVEHSGFNKFVRNLQPLFSSMSVDTIQEHIFNIYVREKQNLLNIIGAIPGRVHLTLDLRTSDQNIGYVFLTGYFVDCDWKLQCRLLNVIMVPFLDSEVAFNHAVAACLTDWCLETKLFTLTLDQSIANVNVRKNLRHLLSIKGVHILNGQLIIGSCCARVLSHLAQAALDSIRPVVEKVRQSVKFVKTADAHEEKFLELKKQLQVPSIKELIVDDQTKWDTTYQMLLIASELKEVFSCLDTSDPDYKLTPTMDEWKQVDILCGYLKLFFDAANILTSPTYSTADVLFHEVWKIQLDLMQAACSEDHFVRNLTKPLQEKFDKYWNDCNLVLAAAVVMDPRFKMKLVEFSFIKIYGEEAAGNWIKIVDEGVHEVFCDYIVQSLPPAPANFVDENDNFVIKSEFCQEDSLLSNGDTFADFDVYLHDIMNNQQMKTEIDQYLEEPLMPRSQDFDVLGWWRINRCQYPTLSKMASDILSIPVCTVAPDSVFDTAPRDLNKHRSSLRPVAIEALSCAKDWLQYESWENPYGIEAATVKMEF, from the coding sequence ATGGATGTCCTAACTAGTCATAATGAGATAGTTGATTCAGAGGCACTACCGAATAAGCGTAGGCGCAAGAAGTCCATAGTTTGGGAACATTTCACAATCGAAACAATTGATGCGGATTGTACCAGGGCCTGTTGTAAGCAGTGCAAGAAGTCATTTGCCTATATTACTGGTTCAAAGTTAGCAGGCACCAGCCACCTCAAGCGGCATATTGCCTTGGGTATTTGCCCAGTGAATCGGACCAACCAGGATAAGACTCAATTAACCCCATTTAACTCTGCTACGCGAACTAATGGTTCTGCTAGTTCTACTGCTAAATCAAGAAAGCGGTATAGAGCTACTCCAGGACCAACAAGTATCCCATTTGATCAAGCCCGTTGCTGTTATGATATTGCAAAGATGATAATTCAGCATGACTATCCACTTGATATGGTGGAACACTCTGGATTTAATAAGTTTGTGCGAAATCTTCAGCCTTTGTTTAGTTCAATGAGTGTCGATACCATCCAAGAGCACATTTTTAACATTTATGTCAGAGAAAAGCAAAACCTTTTGAACATTATTGGTGCAATTCCTGGACGTGTTCACCTGACACTCGATTTGAGAACTTCAGATCAAAACATAGGCTATGTCTTCCTAACAGGATACTTTGTTGATTGTGATTGGAAATTGCAGTGCCGACTTCTCAATGTTATCATGGTACCTTTTCTTGATTCAGAGGTTGCCTTCAATCATGCTGTTGCCGCATGTTTGACAGATTGGTGTTTAGAGACGAAGCTATTCACGCTCACTCTTGATCAATCCATTGCCAATGTCAATGTTAGAAAAAACCTGAGACATCTACTGTCGATCAAGGGAGTACATATTCTCAATGGTCAGCTAATAATTGGTAGTTGTTGTGCTCGTGTTCTGAGCCATCTCGCACAGGCTGCATTAGATTCCATTAGACCAGTCGTTGAGAAAGTCCGCCAAAGTGTTAAGTTCGTGAAAACTGCAGATGCCCATGAAGAAAAGTTTCTTGAGCTCAAGAAACAACTTCAAGTTCCCAGTATAAAAGAGCTCATTGTGGATGACCAAACAAAATGGGATACCACATATCAAATGCTGCTGATCGCTTCTGAGCTGAAAGAAGTATTTTCTTGCTTGGATACTTCTGATCCTGATTATAAGTTGACACCTACAATGGATGAGTGGAAACAGGTTGACATCCTCTGTGGATACCTGAAGCTTTTCTTTGATGCAGCCAACATCTTAACTTCCCCCACATACTCAACAGCCGATGTGTTATTTCATGAAGTGTGGAAAATTCAGCTTGACCTGATGCAGGCAGCCTGTAGTGAGGATCATTTCGTAAGAAATTTGACGAAACCATTGCAGGAGAAGTTTGACAAATACTGGAATGATTGCAACCTGGTCTTAGCAGCTGCTGTTGTTATGGATCCTAGGTTCAAGATGAAGTTAGTCGAGTTCAGTTTTATTAAGATCTACGGTGAAGAAGCAGCTGGAAATTGGATCAAGATTGTCGATGAGGGAGTGCACGAAGTTTTTTGTGATTACATCGTGCAGTCACTTCCTCCGGCTCCGGCTAATTTTGTGGATGAAAATGACAATTTTGTAATAAAATCAGAATTCTGTCAGGAAGATAGTTTACTTTCTAATGGTGATACATTTGCAGATTTTGATGTCTATCTCCATGACATTATGAACAATCAGCAGATGAAAACGGAAATAGATCAGTATCTTGAAGAACCTCTCATGCCTCGCTCACAGGATTTTGATGTTTTGGGTTGGTGGAGAATAAACAGATGCCAGTACCCTACACTCTCCAAAATGGCATCTGATATTTTATCCATCCCAGTCTGCACTGTCGCTCCAGATTCTGTGTTTGACACTGCACCGCGAGATTTGAATAAACACCGGAGTTCATTGAGACCAGTAGCTATTGAGGCTCTCAGTTGTGCTAAGGATTGGCTTCAATATGAATCTTGGGAGAACCCATATGGAATCGAAGCAGCAACAGTTAAAATGGAGTTTTAG
- the LOC107861970 gene encoding putative pentatricopeptide repeat-containing protein At3g15930 has protein sequence MFKHKATVTFPFLKASLCPNPSQLFHLAHLHSLIESCKSMNQLKQIHSVIVQNGLIFDPKLCTKIIAFCSGNESGEMRYARSVFDIMPERGVFVWNTMIRGYSRENSPQSGVSFYREMLKNNVRPDSYTFPFLLKGFTREVSSKLGREMHAHICKFGFELNEFVRHGLIHVYCLCGQVDMARGVFDLSGKSDVLIWNVMISGYNRSKRFGESRRLFYAMEERKLQPTLVTLVSVISALSQLKDLDTGYRVHQYVKDGKVQSNLVLDNALVDLYAGSRKMDVALGLFQSMKHKDVISWTTIVKGFVNVGQVDVARKYFDQMSERDNISWTAMIDGYVKENRFKDVLMLFREMQAAKIRPDEFTMVSILTTCAHLGALELGEWIKAYIDNHKIKVDIHLANAVIDMYFKCGNVEKALMMFSTMPCRDKFTWTAMIIGLATNGHEREALDMFFEMLRASETPDDVTYIGVLSACTHMGMVDEGKNFFDSMTSQHGIQPNVIHYGCMVDLLGRAGRLEEAYEVIKNMPVKPNSIVWGALLGACRVHKDVQTAEIAAQQLLQLEPGNGAVYVLLCNIYAACKKWENLHETRRIMTDHGIKKTPGCSLIEMHGIVHEFVAGDKSHPQSKSIYSKLFELIEELKFAGYVPDTSEVSLDIGEEEKENSLHRHSEKLAIAFALINTQPGSTIRIVKNLRICTDCHHVAKLISKLYNRKLIIRDRTRFHHFVQGSCSCKDYW, from the coding sequence ATGTTCAAACATAAAGCTACTGTTACTTTCCCTTTCTTAAAAGCTTCACTATGTCCAAATCCAAGCCAACTTTTCCACCTTGCTCATCTACACAGTCTCATAGAAAGTTGCAAATCCATGAACCAACTTAAGCAAATTCACTCAGTAATAGTCCAAAATGGCCTTATTTTTGACCCCAAACTCTGCACCAAGATCATAGCTTTTTGTTCTGGTAATGAATCAGGTGAGATGAGATATGCTCGTTCTGTATTTGATATAATGCCTGAACGAGGAGTCTTCGTTTGGAATACGATGATCAGGGGTTATTCAAGGGAGAATAGTCCTCAAAGTGGAGTGTCATTTTACAGAGAGATGTTAAAGAACAATGTACGTCCGGATAGTTATACGTTTCCCTTCTTGCTCAAGGGCTTTACTCGTGAAGTGTCGTCGAAATTGGGGAGAGAAATGCATGCTCATATATGTAAATTCGGGTTTGAGTTAAATGAGTTTGTTCGGCATGGTTTGATTCATGTGTATTGTTTGTGTGGACAAGTTGATATGGCTCGTGGGGTTTTTGATTTGAGTGGTAAAAGTGATGTACTTATTTGGAATGTTATGATTTCTGGGTACAACAGGAGCAAGCGATTCGGAGAGTCAAGAAGACTTTTTTATGCGATGGAGGAGAGGAAATTGCAGCCTACTTTGGTGACTCTTGTCTCGGTTATATCAGCTCTCTCGCAGCTTAAGGATTTAGATACTGGCTATCGAGTTCATCAATATGTTAAGGACGGTAAGGTACAGTCTAATTTGGTGTTGGACAATGCTTTAGTAGACCTGTATGCGGGTTCTCGAAAGATGGATGTTGCACTTGGCCTATTTCAGAGCATGAAGCATAAAGATGTTATATCATGGACCACCATTGTTAAAGGTTTCGTTAATGTTGGACAAGTTGACGTGGCTCGGAAATATTTTGATCAGATGTCAGAGAGGGATAACATTTCTTGGACAGCAATGATTGATGGATATGTCAAAGAAAACCGATTTAAAGATGTGTTAATGCTCTTCCGCGAAATGCAAGCAGCAAAGATACGACCAGATGAGTTCACTATGGTTAGTATCCTTACCACCTGTGCACATCTTGGGGCTCTCGAACTTGGAGAGTGGATTAAGGCTTACATTGACAATCACAAGATTAAGGTTGACATACATTTGGCTAATGCTGTCATAGACATGTACTTTAAGTGTGGGAATGTGGAGAAGGCATTGATGATGTTTTCTACAATGCCTTGTAGGGATAAATTCACGTGGACGGCCATGATTATCGGTCTTGCAACTAATGGGCATGAAAGAGAAGCTCTAGATATGTTTTTTGAGATGCTGAGAGCTTCAGAAACACCTGATGATGTGACTTACATTGGTGTGCTTAGTGCTTGTACTCATATGGGTATGGTAGACGAAGGAAAAAACTTTTTTGATAGCATGACCTCTCAGCATGGCATTCAACCTAATGTTATACATTATGGCTGTATGGTTGATCTTCTTGGTCGAGCAGGGCGCTTGGAGGAAGCTTATGAGGTTATAAAGAACATGCCAGTGAAACCAAATTCAATTGTTTGGGGAGCTCTTCTTGGTGCTTGCAGAGTTCACAAGGATGTTCAAACGGCTGAAATTGCAGCTCAGCAACTTCTTCAGCTAGAGCCTGGAAATGGGGCCGTCTATGTTCTCTTGTGTAATATATATGCAGCTTGCAAAAAATGGGAAAACTTGCACGAAACGAGAAGAATAATGACAGATCATGGAATCAAGAAGACGCCAGGTTGTAGTCTGATAGAGATGCATGGAATTGTTCATGAATTCGTTGCAGGGGATAAGTCTCATCCTCAATCTAAAAGCATATATTCGAAGTTGTTCGAGTTGATTGAAGAATTAAAGTTTGCAGGCTACGTTCCTGATACATCAGAGGTTTCTCTCGACATAGGAGAAGAGGAGAAAGAGAACTCCCTTCATCGACACAGTGAGAAGTTGGCGATTGCATTTGCTCTAATCAATACCCAACCTGGATCTACTATTAGGATAGTGAAAAACCTTAGAATATGTA